A genomic segment from Nonomuraea helvata encodes:
- a CDS encoding TIM barrel protein, with the protein MILNIPFLASDESQFDPRWAEQGYGVEASLFDRAGVMDDDIWRRVRATVRRIARDVRPRSFTFHFPVNDSDFVAEPAVLDRVFQAIDLAAEHGLDGIVLHTNRTRPIERWHAMDLAAERRRLVETVALIRARAAGAACWIGLENLPVVGNDATDADPLLVYAADMPPYVGGNVGVTLDFCHYSYSVHVAALRRAGQLAEPELYVRVLDESFEDFVPMLPYIVHHHFSAFRGLASRAGGRCVEGVLPWLGTVGEPVYAAAFRAIAASGARAVTLEIREDDYRRRRNVFRMIRWCERIIKSAGAS; encoded by the coding sequence ATGATCCTCAACATCCCCTTCCTCGCCTCTGACGAGAGCCAGTTCGACCCGAGGTGGGCTGAGCAGGGGTACGGTGTGGAGGCCTCGCTCTTCGACCGGGCCGGCGTCATGGACGACGACATCTGGCGGCGCGTGCGGGCCACGGTCCGCCGCATCGCCCGAGATGTGCGGCCGCGCTCGTTCACCTTCCACTTCCCGGTGAACGACAGCGACTTCGTGGCCGAGCCCGCCGTCCTGGATCGGGTGTTCCAGGCCATCGACCTGGCCGCCGAGCACGGGCTGGACGGGATCGTGCTCCACACCAACCGAACCCGGCCCATCGAGCGGTGGCACGCCATGGACCTCGCCGCCGAACGCCGCAGGCTCGTGGAGACCGTCGCCCTGATCCGCGCCCGCGCGGCCGGGGCCGCCTGCTGGATCGGGCTGGAGAACCTGCCCGTCGTGGGGAACGACGCCACCGACGCGGATCCGCTGCTCGTCTACGCCGCCGACATGCCGCCGTACGTGGGCGGGAACGTCGGGGTGACGCTGGACTTCTGTCACTACTCCTACTCCGTGCACGTCGCGGCCCTTCGCAGGGCTGGGCAGCTCGCCGAGCCCGAGCTCTACGTCAGGGTCCTCGATGAGTCGTTCGAGGACTTCGTCCCGATGTTGCCGTACATCGTCCACCACCACTTCAGCGCCTTCCGCGGGCTGGCATCGCGGGCGGGCGGCCGCTGCGTGGAAGGCGTGCTGCCGTGGCTCGGCACGGTCGGCGAGCCGGTCTACGCGGCGGCGTTCCGTGCCATCGCCGCGAGCGGAGCCCGGGCCGTCACCCTGGAGATCAGGGAGGACGACTACCGGCGGCGCAGGAACGTGTTCCGGATGATCCGGTGGTGCGAGCGGATCATCAAGAGCGCGGGTGCCTCATGA